A window of Chitinophaga sp. MM2321 contains these coding sequences:
- a CDS encoding septum formation initiator family protein gives MSLFKSIRIPRYLKNKFFITAVAFVVWLAFLDKTNLMYQYQFQSEVNKLEGQKEFFIKEIKQTKEEQQELLSSPEKLEKFAREKYYMKKDNEDLFIMAPAPQQ, from the coding sequence ATGTCTTTATTCAAATCCATAAGAATTCCGAGGTATTTAAAGAACAAGTTCTTTATTACTGCCGTGGCTTTTGTGGTATGGCTCGCTTTTTTGGATAAGACAAACCTCATGTACCAATACCAGTTCCAGTCTGAAGTAAATAAGCTGGAAGGTCAGAAAGAATTCTTCATCAAGGAGATCAAACAAACCAAAGAAGAACAGCAGGAGCTGCTTTCCAGCCCTGAAAAATTGGAGAAATTTGCCCGGGAGAAATATTATATGAAGAAAGATAATGAAGACCTCTTCATTATGGCCCCTGCTCCGCAACAATAA
- the nth gene encoding endonuclease III — MTKKERYAFVLNYFEAHAPNAETELIYDSTYQLLVAVILSAQCTDKRVNMTTPAIFAQYPDVAALSHATFDDLFPLIRSISYPNNKTKHLIGMAQMVMEDFNGEIPATVAELIKLPGVGRKTANVITSVVHQQPNMAVDTHVFRVSARIGLTTNAKTPLQTELQLLKNIPEEKVHIAHHWLILHGRYTCVARSPKCGECGLRPACKYYQQLIKAG; from the coding sequence ATGACCAAAAAAGAGCGTTATGCATTCGTGCTCAACTACTTTGAGGCCCATGCGCCCAATGCAGAAACTGAGCTCATCTATGACAGTACCTACCAATTGCTGGTGGCCGTTATCCTTTCCGCACAATGCACGGATAAACGTGTAAACATGACTACGCCTGCGATCTTCGCGCAGTACCCGGATGTAGCCGCTTTAAGCCATGCTACCTTCGACGACCTCTTTCCACTGATCCGCAGCATCAGTTATCCCAACAATAAAACAAAACACCTCATAGGGATGGCACAGATGGTCATGGAAGACTTCAACGGTGAAATCCCGGCTACCGTAGCCGAACTGATAAAACTACCCGGCGTAGGCCGCAAAACGGCCAATGTTATCACATCTGTGGTACACCAGCAACCCAATATGGCGGTAGATACCCATGTATTCCGTGTATCAGCGCGCATAGGTCTTACTACCAATGCCAAAACACCCTTGCAAACAGAATTACAACTGCTGAAAAATATTCCCGAAGAAAAAGTACACATCGCCCATCACTGGCTTATCCTGCATGGCCGCTATACCTGCGTGGCAAGAAGTCCAAAATGCGGGGAGTGCGGATTAAGACCCGCCTGCAAATACTATCAGCAGCTGATTAAAGCCGGGTAA
- a CDS encoding M23 family metallopeptidase has product MKRVIGLFCLLPHLLQAQSIPKKNYPQDYFRNPLNVPIVLAGNFGELRPNHFHSGMDIKTQQRENLEVHAAADGYVSRIGVSHTGFGNVLYITHPNGYTTVYAHLNRFFPALQHYVLQQQYTAESWASNLAIPAGMFPVKKGDFVAWSGNTGGSAGPHLHFEIRNTQTEKPLNPLLFGFDIADTRAPDVYRIAIYDMEKSIYEQQPIMLPVKKVGNNYVTTQPVIKVKAGKVGLGLNAIDRMNNAPNTYGIYEVTMLHNGTPDIDFQLDDIGYDETRYLNAHIDYKVKKGGGPYLQLVFALPGNELDVYHDLKGDGTINLADGAVHEVTLLVKDAYGNTSTVKVDLQQAGPEVADKACANTMYPDSRNIFENNQVEFYLDEKALYDHICFNYQELPATNPKWYSNIYRLHTPLVPVHDAYDIRMRPSRNVPEYLRPKIVMVREGLGSSVSSTVLEDGWYKGTFRDFGNFHLEVDTTAPRVAPVGVKPGANLSKATKLSFVISDGSGIKDFRGELDGKWLLFSRRGNVLTYTFDEHCPRGKHTMVMKATDIAGNEGVYRLSFIR; this is encoded by the coding sequence ATGAAGAGAGTCATAGGTTTATTTTGCTTACTACCGCATTTATTACAGGCACAATCCATCCCGAAAAAGAACTATCCACAGGATTATTTCAGGAACCCGTTGAACGTACCCATTGTATTGGCGGGCAACTTCGGGGAGTTGCGGCCTAACCACTTTCACTCTGGCATGGATATCAAAACCCAGCAAAGGGAAAACCTGGAAGTACATGCTGCGGCAGATGGTTATGTAAGTCGCATCGGGGTTTCTCATACCGGTTTCGGCAATGTGCTCTACATCACTCACCCCAACGGATATACTACGGTATATGCCCATCTGAACAGATTCTTCCCTGCCTTACAGCACTATGTATTGCAGCAACAATATACTGCCGAGAGCTGGGCCAGCAATCTGGCTATTCCTGCCGGCATGTTCCCGGTAAAGAAAGGCGACTTTGTTGCCTGGAGTGGTAATACCGGCGGTTCTGCCGGTCCGCACCTGCACTTCGAAATCAGGAATACACAAACTGAAAAGCCGCTGAACCCCCTGCTTTTTGGTTTCGATATCGCTGATACCCGCGCCCCGGACGTTTATCGTATAGCCATATACGATATGGAGAAAAGTATTTACGAGCAGCAACCCATTATGCTGCCGGTAAAGAAAGTGGGCAATAACTACGTCACCACACAACCCGTTATAAAAGTAAAGGCAGGCAAAGTGGGGTTGGGCCTCAACGCCATCGACCGGATGAACAATGCGCCTAATACATACGGTATATATGAAGTAACTATGCTTCATAACGGCACCCCGGATATTGACTTTCAGCTGGACGACATCGGTTATGATGAAACCCGCTATCTCAATGCACACATCGATTATAAAGTAAAAAAGGGAGGTGGCCCTTATCTGCAGCTGGTATTCGCTTTGCCGGGTAATGAACTGGATGTTTATCACGACCTGAAAGGTGATGGCACCATCAACCTGGCCGACGGCGCTGTACATGAAGTAACATTACTGGTGAAAGACGCCTATGGCAATACCTCCACCGTAAAAGTGGACTTACAGCAGGCAGGTCCCGAAGTAGCAGATAAAGCCTGCGCCAATACCATGTATCCCGACTCCCGCAATATTTTTGAAAATAACCAGGTAGAGTTTTACCTGGATGAAAAAGCGTTGTACGATCATATCTGTTTCAACTACCAGGAACTACCAGCTACCAATCCTAAATGGTATTCCAATATTTACCGTTTGCATACGCCGCTGGTTCCTGTTCACGATGCCTATGATATCCGTATGCGTCCGTCCAGGAATGTTCCTGAATACCTGCGCCCTAAAATAGTGATGGTGCGGGAAGGACTGGGCAGCAGCGTTTCTTCCACAGTACTGGAAGATGGCTGGTATAAAGGCACTTTCCGGGACTTTGGCAACTTCCACCTGGAAGTAGATACCACCGCTCCAAGAGTGGCGCCGGTAGGCGTAAAACCTGGTGCTAACCTGTCAAAGGCCACCAAGCTATCTTTTGTGATCAGCGATGGCAGCGGGATCAAAGACTTCCGCGGCGAACTGGATGGTAAATGGCTGCTCTTCTCGCGCAGAGGCAACGTACTGACCTATACTTTTGATGAGCATTGCCCGCGTGGTAAACATACAATGGTGATGAAGGCCACGGATATCGCCGGCAACGAAGGCGTTTACCGGTTAAGTTTCATCCGTTAA
- the gldA gene encoding gliding motility-associated ABC transporter ATP-binding subunit GldA, with the protein MSIQVSQLSKVYGEQRAVDAISFELKKGEITGFLGPNGAGKSTTMKMITGFLPPTSGKASVCGFDIVDQSLEVRKRVGYLPESNPLYYDMYVKEFLEFIAGIHQMGRISSQRIAEVIGFTGLLPESRKKIGALSNGYKQRVGLAQALLHDPEVLILDEPTTGLDPNQLADIRRLIKELGTDKTVILSTHIMQEVEALCARVIIINQGKIIADDQLSQLQKNNTDNGYIQVTFGGPITAAELMEIAGVARLSALEDNTWQLYTSQVDQVRKNLMQFALINNRNILSLQSNSQSLETIFRELTKKSN; encoded by the coding sequence ATGTCTATCCAGGTATCACAACTTAGTAAGGTTTATGGCGAACAGCGGGCAGTAGATGCGATTTCCTTTGAATTAAAGAAAGGGGAGATCACGGGTTTCCTGGGTCCTAACGGCGCTGGAAAATCCACTACCATGAAAATGATCACCGGTTTCTTACCGCCTACCAGCGGAAAAGCCAGTGTATGTGGCTTTGACATTGTGGATCAGTCGCTGGAAGTACGTAAACGCGTAGGATACCTGCCGGAATCCAATCCGTTGTATTACGACATGTATGTAAAGGAGTTCCTGGAATTTATTGCGGGTATCCACCAGATGGGCCGTATCAGCAGCCAGCGGATTGCAGAAGTGATCGGTTTTACGGGGCTGCTACCGGAAAGCAGGAAGAAGATCGGGGCATTATCCAACGGATATAAACAACGGGTAGGGCTGGCACAGGCCCTGCTGCATGATCCGGAAGTGCTGATCCTGGATGAACCCACTACCGGCCTGGATCCGAACCAGCTGGCAGACATCCGCCGGCTGATCAAAGAGCTGGGGACAGACAAAACAGTGATCCTCTCTACTCATATCATGCAGGAAGTAGAGGCCCTCTGCGCCCGGGTGATCATCATTAACCAGGGAAAGATCATTGCGGACGACCAGCTCTCGCAGCTTCAGAAAAACAATACAGACAATGGTTATATACAGGTTACCTTTGGCGGGCCGATAACGGCTGCCGAGCTGATGGAAATAGCCGGAGTGGCCCGTCTGTCGGCCCTGGAAGACAATACCTGGCAATTATACACCAGCCAGGTGGACCAGGTCCGAAAAAACCTAATGCAATTTGCTTTGATAAATAACAGGAACATCCTTTCTTTGCAGAGCAATTCACAAAGTCTGGAAACAATTTTTCGGGAACTGACTAAAAAAAGCAATTAA
- the eno gene encoding phosphopyruvate hydratase gives MSIISEIHARQILDSRGNPTIEVDVTTEDGHFGRAAVPSGASTGKHEAVELRDNDKSVYMGKGVLQAVNNVNDIIAEELIGWDVTDQAGIDKLLIELDGTPNKAKLGANATLAVSMAVAKAAADECNQPLYRYLGGVNAFTLPIPLMNIINGGAHADNKIDFQEFMIVPVGATSFSEGLRWGVEVFHHLKSVLKKKGYSTNVGDEGGFAPEIQSNEEAIETVLEAIKAAGYTPGEQIAIALDAASSEMYDDATNSYKFYKSSQKVISSDEMVAYWTEWCNKYPIVSIEDGMAEDDWAGWKKLTESVGNRVQLVGDDLFVTNVLRLKQGIDQNIANSILVKVNQIGTVTETIDAVNMAHKAGYTSIMSHRSGETEDTTIADLAVALNCGQIKTGSASRTDRMAKYNQLLRIEEALGDVAVYPTNLISVKTKI, from the coding sequence ATGAGTATTATTTCAGAAATCCATGCCAGGCAAATCCTCGATAGCCGCGGTAATCCTACTATTGAAGTGGATGTGACCACAGAAGATGGTCATTTTGGTCGTGCTGCTGTTCCCTCCGGTGCTTCTACAGGAAAGCATGAAGCCGTTGAACTGCGTGACAACGACAAGAGTGTTTACATGGGTAAAGGCGTACTTCAGGCCGTTAATAATGTAAATGACATCATTGCGGAAGAACTGATAGGCTGGGATGTTACCGACCAGGCCGGTATTGATAAACTGCTGATCGAACTCGATGGCACCCCCAACAAAGCCAAACTAGGCGCTAACGCTACCCTGGCAGTAAGCATGGCCGTAGCCAAGGCTGCAGCCGACGAATGCAATCAGCCACTGTACCGTTACCTCGGTGGTGTAAACGCATTTACCCTGCCTATCCCTTTGATGAACATCATCAATGGCGGTGCGCACGCTGATAACAAAATCGATTTCCAGGAATTTATGATCGTTCCGGTAGGCGCTACTTCCTTCTCTGAAGGCCTGCGCTGGGGCGTGGAAGTATTCCACCACCTGAAATCCGTACTCAAAAAGAAAGGTTACAGCACCAACGTAGGTGACGAAGGCGGCTTTGCTCCTGAAATACAGAGCAATGAAGAAGCTATCGAAACCGTACTGGAAGCCATTAAAGCAGCAGGTTACACACCAGGCGAGCAGATTGCTATCGCCCTGGATGCTGCCAGCAGCGAAATGTATGACGATGCTACCAACTCTTACAAATTCTACAAAAGCTCACAGAAAGTAATCAGCAGCGATGAAATGGTGGCTTACTGGACAGAATGGTGTAATAAATATCCGATCGTTTCCATCGAAGATGGTATGGCAGAAGATGACTGGGCTGGCTGGAAAAAACTGACTGAATCCGTGGGTAACCGCGTACAGCTGGTAGGTGATGACCTGTTCGTTACCAACGTACTCCGTCTGAAACAAGGTATTGACCAGAACATCGCTAACAGTATCCTCGTTAAAGTAAACCAGATCGGTACCGTAACGGAAACCATCGATGCAGTAAACATGGCCCACAAAGCCGGTTATACTTCCATCATGAGCCACCGTTCCGGAGAAACAGAAGATACTACCATCGCTGACCTCGCAGTAGCACTGAACTGCGGTCAGATCAAAACCGGTTCTGCTTCCCGTACGGATCGTATGGCTAAATACAATCAGCTGCTCCGTATTGAAGAAGCACTGGGCGATGTAGCCGTATACCCTACTAACCTGATCAGCGTAAAGACCAAGATTTAA
- the bcp gene encoding thioredoxin-dependent thiol peroxidase, producing MTNLKEGDKAPVFKGKDQHGKTVSLTDLKGKRVVLYFYPKDMTPGCTAQACNLRDNYQELTKKGYAVVGVSTDSEQSHQKFIEKYELPFTLLADEDKTIVNQYGVFGEKQMMGKTYDGIFRTTFLINDKGVIDHIIRKPDTKNHTEEILEIWK from the coding sequence ATGACGAACTTAAAAGAAGGCGATAAAGCGCCGGTTTTCAAAGGAAAAGATCAGCACGGCAAAACTGTATCATTAACGGATCTTAAAGGCAAACGCGTAGTGCTGTATTTTTATCCGAAGGATATGACGCCAGGCTGCACAGCCCAGGCCTGTAACCTGCGTGACAACTACCAGGAGCTCACCAAAAAAGGATATGCTGTAGTAGGCGTAAGCACCGACAGCGAACAAAGCCATCAGAAGTTTATAGAAAAATATGAACTGCCTTTTACTTTACTGGCGGATGAAGATAAAACCATCGTCAACCAGTATGGTGTTTTTGGAGAGAAGCAGATGATGGGTAAAACCTATGATGGTATCTTCCGTACTACTTTCCTGATCAATGATAAAGGGGTAATTGATCACATCATCAGAAAGCCGGATACCAAAAACCACACAGAGGAGATATTGGAGATCTGGAAATAA
- the porU gene encoding type IX secretion system sortase PorU: MKFNCIFIAAFLFFVLGNRGVSAQTPQRTYKSNAALATGSWHKLAITAPGIYKIDLPLLNSLGINTEQLSSGKIRLFGSGGQMLPEPNQVARYDDLPEISLLPEDGGDGYLNGSDYLLFYAPGPHRWTFDPLQRTFSHQYNLYSDTAWYYITAAGDGLRIQQDSTDPPPDLREHNFDFHAFYEKDSLNFLNSGKQWWGEEFSKVVGNSRTYNFLLPSAPSGPVTVNIRAAARSATGCNFNVSINKAKAGSIYLLPVAGSVFEAIATAAYGTGSATVTEPALQVGVDFAPGDLNSRGWLDYLEVQARCPLIMPASGALHFRSAINVGSGQNIQYALYNVSAQTQLWEVTDPLHPLALHKKIQGDSLLFTRSNDVLREYIAFRSEDAARPVVVGAVPNQNLHGADRPDLLIITTTALQGQAERLAAWHRSHDQLSVLVTTTNQVYNEFASGSPDPTALRDYVKMFYDRGAAPRYLLLFGAASYDYRQRIKNNTNHVPSWQSEASLDAIHSYVSDDFFGFLGDEEDITRTDIPNLLDLGIGRLPVRNITEATLAVDKIIRYQQPQTFGPWRNQVTFLADDEDDNLHFKDAEAMSDVITTHNHLPDINKIYLDAYPQEITAAGSRSPEVNKAIAAGINKGMLVLNYSGHGSNARLAEETVMDDTSIGDWQNENRLPLLITATCDFAPFDDPAVNSLGHKILLQGRTGAIALMTTTRAVFANSNRVINGNYLEAAFTPQADGSMLSLGAAAQQAKNRTYSTSGDIINNRKFQLLGDPALTLAFPQYRVITDSINGKAVTTGTDTLKALQQCTIKGHIADAQGNRVTDYNGILTTTVYDQPASLKTRGNDPHSQVATYSLQQNRLFSGTQSITGGAFTVTFQVPADLQTGAMAGKISYYAANDQHDGGGYFDGFTTGGVVVNPPGDNTGPAIGAWLETRHFSSGDITGPDPLLILDLADSSGINISGNNPAYNLVAILDSTEYFVLNDYFAASLNSYRKGNVLFPLRGLSTGEHRITIKAWDTYNNVTVTNIFFKVAEPGALAIEQVVNYPNPFHDVTRFSFLHNQQGQQLQVDLQVFTIGGRLVRTIRSTIFSSTSRFDGIPWDGRGDSGAKLPAGIYIYRLIIGSAGKTRTLGGKMVLL; the protein is encoded by the coding sequence ATGAAATTCAACTGCATTTTTATAGCTGCCTTCCTGTTTTTTGTTTTAGGTAACAGGGGTGTCTCCGCGCAAACACCGCAGCGGACATATAAAAGCAATGCTGCACTGGCTACCGGCAGCTGGCATAAGCTGGCTATCACCGCACCGGGCATCTATAAAATAGATCTGCCTTTGCTTAATAGCCTGGGTATCAACACCGAGCAGTTGTCTTCCGGCAAAATCCGGCTCTTTGGCAGCGGCGGACAAATGCTACCGGAACCAAACCAGGTTGCCCGCTATGACGATCTGCCGGAAATTTCCCTGCTACCGGAAGATGGGGGAGACGGTTACCTCAACGGCAGCGACTACCTGCTTTTTTATGCTCCCGGTCCACACCGGTGGACGTTCGATCCATTACAACGTACTTTTTCACACCAGTATAATCTCTATAGTGACACGGCGTGGTATTACATCACGGCAGCCGGGGATGGGCTGCGCATACAACAGGACAGTACCGACCCGCCACCTGATTTGCGGGAACACAATTTTGATTTTCATGCTTTTTATGAAAAGGATAGTCTTAATTTTCTGAATAGCGGCAAACAATGGTGGGGAGAGGAATTCAGTAAAGTGGTAGGCAACAGCCGTACTTATAATTTTTTATTGCCATCGGCGCCATCAGGACCGGTTACCGTTAATATCCGGGCGGCTGCGCGCAGTGCTACCGGCTGTAATTTCAACGTAAGCATAAATAAGGCGAAGGCGGGCAGTATTTACCTGTTGCCTGTGGCTGGCAGCGTGTTTGAAGCCATCGCTACTGCGGCTTATGGTACCGGGTCAGCCACGGTAACGGAGCCGGCGTTGCAGGTGGGCGTGGACTTTGCGCCCGGCGATCTCAACTCCCGTGGCTGGCTCGATTACCTGGAAGTGCAGGCCCGTTGCCCGCTGATTATGCCGGCATCGGGTGCGCTGCATTTTCGTAGTGCCATCAACGTTGGAAGCGGACAAAACATACAATATGCCCTGTATAACGTATCCGCACAAACGCAGTTGTGGGAAGTCACAGACCCGTTGCATCCGCTGGCCCTGCATAAAAAGATTCAGGGCGATTCACTGCTGTTTACCCGTTCCAACGACGTGTTGCGTGAATACATCGCTTTCCGCAGTGAGGACGCTGCCCGGCCGGTAGTAGTGGGTGCTGTGCCCAACCAGAACCTCCACGGGGCGGACCGGCCGGACCTGCTTATCATTACCACCACGGCGCTACAGGGACAGGCAGAAAGACTGGCCGCCTGGCATCGCAGCCATGATCAGTTGTCGGTGCTGGTAACCACCACCAACCAGGTATACAATGAATTTGCATCCGGCTCGCCAGACCCTACCGCGCTGCGCGACTATGTAAAAATGTTTTACGACCGTGGCGCTGCGCCCCGCTACCTGCTGTTGTTTGGCGCAGCCTCCTATGATTACCGGCAACGGATCAAGAACAACACCAACCACGTACCTTCCTGGCAAAGCGAGGCTTCCCTGGATGCTATTCATTCCTATGTGTCGGATGATTTCTTCGGCTTTCTCGGTGATGAGGAAGATATTACGCGGACAGATATTCCCAACCTGCTGGATCTCGGCATCGGCCGTCTGCCTGTACGCAACATAACAGAGGCTACACTGGCCGTAGATAAGATCATCCGTTACCAGCAACCGCAAACTTTCGGGCCATGGCGTAACCAGGTTACTTTTTTAGCAGATGATGAAGATGATAATCTCCATTTTAAAGATGCAGAGGCCATGAGCGATGTTATCACAACACATAATCATCTCCCAGATATTAATAAAATATACCTGGATGCTTATCCCCAGGAGATCACCGCAGCCGGTAGCAGATCGCCGGAAGTTAACAAGGCTATTGCAGCAGGCATCAATAAAGGCATGCTGGTACTCAATTACAGTGGGCATGGCAGCAATGCCCGGCTGGCAGAAGAAACCGTGATGGATGACACCAGCATCGGCGACTGGCAGAATGAAAACAGGCTGCCCCTGCTCATTACCGCCACCTGCGACTTTGCCCCTTTTGATGACCCGGCGGTGAATTCACTGGGACATAAAATATTATTACAGGGCCGCACCGGCGCCATCGCTTTAATGACCACCACCAGGGCGGTATTTGCCAATTCAAACCGGGTGATTAACGGCAACTACCTGGAGGCGGCTTTTACCCCGCAGGCAGATGGCAGCATGCTATCGCTGGGAGCGGCGGCACAGCAGGCCAAGAATCGCACCTACAGCACCTCCGGCGATATTATCAATAACCGGAAATTTCAACTGCTGGGCGATCCTGCACTCACACTGGCTTTTCCGCAGTACCGGGTTATTACGGACAGCATCAACGGGAAAGCGGTCACCACTGGAACAGATACCCTCAAAGCCCTGCAACAATGCACTATTAAAGGACATATCGCCGATGCGCAGGGCAACCGGGTAACAGACTATAATGGTATCCTGACCACCACGGTATACGATCAACCCGCTAGCCTGAAAACCCGTGGGAACGATCCGCACAGCCAGGTGGCCACTTACTCCCTGCAACAGAACAGGCTGTTCAGCGGTACGCAGTCTATCACCGGCGGCGCGTTTACTGTTACCTTCCAGGTGCCGGCAGATCTGCAGACCGGCGCTATGGCCGGAAAGATCAGTTACTATGCTGCCAACGACCAACATGATGGCGGCGGTTATTTTGATGGGTTTACCACCGGCGGTGTTGTGGTGAATCCACCGGGAGACAATACAGGTCCGGCTATTGGCGCCTGGCTGGAAACCCGTCACTTCAGCAGTGGCGATATTACCGGCCCCGATCCCTTGCTGATACTGGATCTGGCAGATAGCAGCGGTATTAATATCTCCGGAAATAATCCGGCATATAACCTGGTGGCCATACTGGATAGTACAGAATATTTCGTGTTAAATGATTATTTTGCGGCATCTTTGAACAGCTATAGGAAGGGAAACGTATTATTTCCTTTGCGCGGATTATCAACCGGAGAACACCGCATCACAATAAAGGCATGGGATACTTATAACAATGTTACTGTTACAAACATCTTTTTTAAGGTGGCAGAACCAGGCGCATTGGCAATTGAACAAGTAGTGAATTACCCCAATCCATTTCACGATGTGACAAGGTTTTCCTTTCTGCATAATCAGCAAGGGCAACAATTACAGGTAGATTTACAGGTATTTACCATTGGCGGAAGATTGGTCAGAACAATACGAAGCACAATATTTTCCAGTACAAGCCGTTTTGATGGCATCCCATGGGATGGTCGTGGTGATTCGGGAGCAAAGTTGCCGGCTGGCATTTATATTTACAGACTTATTATAGGCAGCGCAGGCAAAACCAGGACACTAGGCGGGAAAATGGTATTATTATAA
- a CDS encoding SUMF1/EgtB/PvdO family nonheme iron enzyme, which produces MCRLTSLSLLVGTSVMLSMTACHKDGGGLFGKKKQASSATGWNYNDQKMGGFSVAKNRDQQTGPGLVFVQGGTFAMGATEQDVMGDWNNIPRRITVSSFYIDESEVANVHYREYLYWLARVYNESFPDVYRNALPDTLVWRSELAYNEPLVEYYFRHPAYNDYPVVGVTWKQATDYCKWRSNRVNEKLLMDKGLLSKADVTNQSDDNTFDTKSYSAGLYEGTPGKMSKGTKDQFKNADGTPRNAIFEDGVMLPAYRLPTEAEWEYAALGYIGQNPGPSKKEGKHGEELIMNKQVYSWGTNTSGLRDIRRGTMQGQFLANFKRGSGDNMGVAGGLNDRASIPGPIRSFYPNTFGIYNMSGNVAEWVLDVYRPLNPIDGEDFNYFRGNKFQTVYQNGDKEFEKDSLGHLKMRDVTDEESANRLNYQKGDVINYLDGDSLSQVEYGYGITSLINDKSHVIKGGSWNDRAYWLSPGTRRFMQEDMATNTVGFRCAMDRVGSPEGNKFKTGNLFRKQRQKR; this is translated from the coding sequence ATGTGTAGATTAACCTCTTTATCATTGCTCGTAGGTACCAGCGTAATGCTATCCATGACTGCCTGTCATAAAGATGGCGGGGGACTTTTCGGCAAGAAGAAACAAGCATCTTCTGCTACGGGCTGGAATTACAACGACCAGAAAATGGGCGGTTTCAGCGTAGCTAAGAATAGGGACCAGCAAACCGGCCCCGGCCTTGTATTTGTACAAGGTGGTACTTTTGCTATGGGCGCTACGGAGCAGGACGTAATGGGCGACTGGAATAACATTCCACGTCGTATCACCGTTTCCTCTTTTTACATTGACGAATCGGAGGTAGCCAACGTACATTACCGTGAATATCTTTACTGGCTGGCCCGTGTTTACAACGAGTCCTTCCCGGATGTTTACCGCAATGCATTACCCGATACCCTGGTATGGCGTAGTGAGCTGGCTTACAACGAGCCGTTGGTGGAGTATTACTTCCGCCACCCGGCCTACAACGACTACCCGGTAGTAGGTGTTACCTGGAAACAGGCCACTGACTACTGTAAATGGCGTTCCAACCGTGTGAATGAAAAACTGTTGATGGATAAAGGTTTGCTTTCCAAAGCAGATGTTACCAACCAGTCTGACGACAATACTTTTGATACCAAATCCTATAGTGCCGGCCTGTACGAAGGTACACCGGGCAAAATGTCCAAAGGCACCAAGGATCAGTTTAAAAATGCAGACGGTACACCGCGTAATGCCATCTTTGAAGATGGTGTAATGCTGCCTGCTTACCGCCTGCCTACAGAAGCTGAATGGGAATATGCTGCACTGGGTTATATTGGTCAGAACCCCGGTCCTTCCAAAAAAGAAGGCAAACATGGGGAAGAGCTGATCATGAACAAACAGGTGTACTCCTGGGGTACCAATACCAGCGGCTTGCGTGATATCCGCCGCGGCACCATGCAAGGCCAGTTCCTGGCCAACTTCAAGCGCGGTTCCGGTGATAACATGGGTGTGGCCGGTGGTTTGAATGACCGTGCCTCTATCCCCGGTCCTATCCGCTCTTTCTATCCTAACACGTTCGGTATCTACAATATGTCAGGTAACGTAGCGGAATGGGTACTGGACGTTTACAGACCACTCAACCCGATTGACGGGGAAGACTTCAACTACTTCCGTGGTAACAAATTCCAGACTGTTTACCAGAATGGCGATAAAGAATTTGAAAAAGATAGTCTCGGTCACCTGAAAATGCGTGATGTAACCGACGAAGAAAGTGCCAACCGTTTGAACTATCAGAAAGGAGATGTTATCAACTACCTCGATGGTGACTCTCTTTCCCAGGTTGAATATGGTTATGGTATCACTTCCCTGATCAATGATAAATCTCACGTGATCAAAGGTGGTAGCTGGAACGACCGTGCTTACTGGCTTTCACCAGGCACCCGCCGCTTTATGCAGGAAGATATGGCCACTAACACCGTAGGCTTCCGTTGTGCCATGGATCGTGTAGGCAGCCCTGAAGGTAACAAGTTCAAAACCGGTAACCTGTTCAGGAAACAAAGACAAAAAAGATAG